A region from the Enterobacteriaceae endosymbiont of Donacia clavipes genome encodes:
- the rpsB gene encoding 30S ribosomal protein S2 → MMSISVNKMFKVGAHFGHQTRYWNPKMKKFIFYNKNKIHIINLDKTILMFNNALVELKKISFHKGKILFIGTKKAASDLIKETANNCGQFFVNHRWLGGMLTNWKTVKQSIKRLKELELQSKDGTFKQLIKKEALTRNRELLKLEKSLGGIKNMGGLPDAIFVIDANYEKIAIREAKKLNIPIFAIIDTNSDPDGINFVIPANDDAIRAIKLYLYYVTKTILNSKKDNSTSKLENKIN, encoded by the coding sequence ATAATGTCTATATCTGTTAATAAAATGTTTAAAGTAGGTGCACATTTTGGACATCAAACACGTTATTGGAATCCAAAAATGAAAAAATTTATTTTTTATAATAAAAATAAAATACATATTATTAATTTGGATAAAACTATTCTTATGTTTAATAATGCTCTAGTAGAATTAAAAAAAATAAGTTTTCATAAAGGTAAGATTTTATTTATTGGTACAAAAAAAGCTGCTTCGGATTTAATTAAAGAAACAGCTAATAATTGTGGTCAATTTTTTGTAAATCACCGTTGGTTAGGAGGAATGTTAACAAATTGGAAAACTGTTAAACAATCTATTAAAAGATTAAAAGAATTAGAATTACAAAGTAAAGATGGTACTTTTAAACAATTAATAAAAAAAGAAGCATTAACACGCAATAGAGAATTATTAAAATTAGAAAAAAGTTTAGGAGGTATAAAAAATATGGGAGGGTTACCTGATGCAATATTCGTAATAGATGCAAATTATGAAAAAATTGCCATTAGAGAAGCTAAAAAATTAAATATTCCTATATTTGCTATTATTGATACAAATTCTGATCCAGATGGTATTAATTTTGTTATACCTGCAAATGATGATGCTATTCGTGCTATAAAATTATATTTATATTATGTTACAAAAACTATTTTAAATAGTAAAAAAGATAATAGTACTTCTAAATTAGAAAATAAAATTAATTAG
- the map gene encoding type I methionyl aminopeptidase, with product MKILIKNSEEIKKIHKSCKLAAEVLEMIETYIKPGISTEEINIICHNYITKIQKAIPATLGYNGFPKSVCISKNDIVCHGISSKNDILKNGDIINIDVTILYNNYYGDTSKMFFVGNKISLKSKLLCLTAQKSLYKAINILKPGLRLYKIGQIIQKYVESKNFSVVKNYCGHGIGKNFHEDPQILHYNSYDYGITLKSGMIFTIEPMINIGNHNVYLTNDKWTVKTQDKTNSAQYEHTILINKSGSEILTIRKEENLFY from the coding sequence ATGAAAATATTAATTAAAAATTCTGAAGAAATTAAAAAAATTCATAAATCTTGTAAATTAGCAGCAGAAGTTTTAGAAATGATCGAAACTTATATAAAACCTGGTATTAGTACAGAAGAAATAAATATTATATGTCATAATTATATTACTAAAATTCAAAAAGCTATACCAGCTACTTTAGGATATAATGGATTTCCAAAATCTGTATGTATTTCTAAAAATGATATTGTATGTCATGGTATTTCAAGTAAAAATGATATTTTAAAAAATGGTGATATTATTAATATAGATGTAACAATTTTATATAATAATTATTATGGTGATACATCTAAAATGTTTTTTGTAGGTAATAAAATTTCTTTAAAATCTAAATTATTATGTTTAACTGCTCAAAAAAGTTTATATAAAGCTATTAATATTTTAAAACCTGGTCTTAGATTATATAAAATTGGTCAAATCATTCAAAAATATGTAGAATCAAAAAATTTTTCTGTTGTAAAAAATTATTGTGGACATGGTATAGGTAAAAATTTTCATGAAGATCCTCAAATTTTACACTATAATTCATATGATTATGGTATAACTTTAAAATCTGGCATGATTTTTACTATTGAACCTATGATAAATATAGGAAATCATAATGTTTATTTAACAAATGATAAATGGACAGTTAAAACTCAAGATAAAACTAATTCAGCTCAATATGAGCATACTATACTTATCAATAAATCAGGTAGTGAAATTCTAACTATTAGAAAAGAAGAAAATTTATTTTATTAA